The Hevea brasiliensis isolate MT/VB/25A 57/8 unplaced genomic scaffold, ASM3005281v1 Scaf75, whole genome shotgun sequence nucleotide sequence aactaaaattttaatatgttaattattatttactataaattaaaaaattataaaataatttgatatttTGTAAATTCTTTcgttcatatttttatatttatgaattaattattaaaaaagaatACAATGCTATAAGTAACGATtgaatgaattattattattattattattattattattattattattatgtaaactaaaaattaaaaaaattgaagtatttaaaaaaatatatttataaaaaagttaaattatataatttaaaaatatattgttataattatatattttatatcaaTTTTACTCTTTAATATAACTCtagatatttatatatttacataattaaataaaGTTAAATGATAAAAACAATTAAAACTTTTATGTCAATTATCAATTTTagtgaaaatttttaattatatcaatttaataataaatctttacaaatattttcaattttgataataaatttaattaaaatcaattgacctgaaaaaaATTCAACTTTTTTATTCATTATCAATTTTAGCTACTCCTCCtagttttattaatatattcaataattttagaatttttattaattttaacaaatctcatgttaataaaaaataataaatgaataatatatctaatattattatataaatttttaattttttttcttttacttatattttaattcacattttttctattattttattttaaaattcagggaaaaaaatcaaatattgaaaataataaactaaaataattgtAGAATAACTGTTAAAATGGATATAAAAATAGAAGATTCACTAATATTAATAATACatgtatttaaattaattttgttaattaagtAATTCAATTAGATTAATTGCTGAAATTGGAATTAATATTAAAGTTtgagattaaattaataaaaagtttAGTTAAAACTGAAAAGAtttgtaaaaatttttatttttttagtcatttagctattaaataataatataaaatttatataaataggcaaaaatttgaaataaataaacatttaaatttaatattatgatttttattattttttaatataaaattaaaatttatttttattttaaataattaatcatCCAAATAAAGTCTAAATACTTTTTATAAAtagtcttttttttaattttaatataattataaattacaatattttattgatgtaaagaataaaattaatttgaaaataggactaattaataacaaaaaattttaaacacttttttaattttatttaaaattttagttgattttattaaaattataaaattaatgttagttttattctatttacacaaattagtaaaaattaaaatgcaaatataataatttcattaaagtattcaataaatttttttaatttattatattgaacaataatttgagaatataaaattattaatttttattttaataaaaaaagaaataaataaaatttgtttatatataaaaataaattttaaatttgattaaaaatatatttttatcaatataaatataaataattaaaaaatactataaatttatGACTAATAATGTCATATATTTGAATtcgattaaaaattcaaatttttgattttaatatttagttaatgttatatttttatttaattacatatttaattttttaataatacttttataattatattaattaaatagctaatttttttaataataacttTATAATAATATGAAGGATATTTTTGTTCCTCTAATTATTCCCTCCTTtccagttatatatatatatatatatatatatatatatatatatatatatatatatatatatatatatatttgaaaaattaaataaaattttaaaattatagttttatagatatttaaaacaattaaaaataaattaatattaataatatcccgtgtttaatattttttattaagataaattaaataatttttaatgaattattatataattatagaattattatattaaaaattatattatattttttagaataagtaaaattaatattaacataatattaaaattttaatttacaataattattataatattaaaaaaataaattattaaatatttagtaataaatatttcatcgctAAAAGTTGTTAGTGATAATATATTATATTCTAGCACTATAAAAGATTTAACAACAAATTTCTGTCATTAAAAGTTTAGCAATAATAATTTTTGAAAGCCACTAATTTCTAAAGTTTTAGTAATGTATCCTACTATCACTAAATATTATTAGTGACGAATTTATATTGTCattattaataactaattatttatttgtaactataaatatctattttttttttgtaaataatagataaataaataaaattttttatttactaatttttattttaattaattattttttataaaattttatatttaattgaaattaaatttaataataattattaattttgaattttatatttatataaaatttaaaattaatttaaataataaaaatataattataattaatttaaaaaataaagattaTTCAGAAAtatatcatatatttatatataatataaatttatttatttatttttaaattttatttgtattaattattttattttgagattaaaagttattttaaatttattcaattcCCCCGGCAAACAGTGTTAGCACGCCAACTCTTAAGTGGCTGGTTAGAACTATCCAAGTAAAACATTATATGGAacaccaaaataataataataataaaacatttTCTAATAATTTCCACTTTCCCCACtggttctctctctctccccagaACAAAAGGAAGGGCGGGATGTTCCACAGTAGCAGACTGATCTTCTAATCACTCAATGGACAGATTCTTGATTTGAATGATTGTTGTGGAGGAGGAGAAAGGAATAAGAAGATGCTCAAGCACACAATTCGAAGCTTGAAAAAAAGATTGAGCTCTATTTCAACTACGAACACACCAAGAGAGGAGGTCGATTGTGTGGTGATAGGAGCAGGTGTGGTGGGCATAGCAGTGGCAAGAGAGCTTGCTCTCAAGGGCAGAGAGGTATTAGTGGTGGATTCCGCCTCGAATTTTGGCACTGGTACCAGCTCTCGCAATAGCCAAGTCATTCACGCCGGCATCTATTACCTGCCCAATTCCCTCAAGGCATTGTTCTGTGTGAGGGGAAGAAAATTGCTCTATTCTTATTGCTCTGAACATGGGATTCCGCACAAACAGACGGGCAAGCTCATAGTTGCCACTTCATCTTCGGAGATTCCAAACCTGTATCAGCTAATGAATCGTGGTGCTCAAAATGGGGTGGATGGCTTGAGGATGTTGGAGGGTTTTGAAGCCATGAAAATGGAACCTCAATTGCAATGCCTCAAGGCTTTATTGTCCCCTTTTTCTGGGATTGTTGATGTGCATTCTCTTATGCTGTCTTTAATGGTAATGAATACCCTTTTGCTTTCTTTTTCCCCTTCATTTTCATAGAGTTAGTTGGATTATTTTTAACCAATTTGGGTCCAGGGAGAAGCTGAAAGTCATGGGGCAACCTTCTCTTACAATTCTACAGTCATTAGTGGCCATCTTGAGGATAACCGTCTGCATCTTCATATAGTGGGAAGCAATCATCTTGACAGCTGGGATGGAAAGTCTCCATTGCCCCTGGAGCTTATCCTTATTCCTAAGCTTGTTGTGAACTCTGCAGGATTGAGTGCCCTTCCTCTTGCAAGGAGATTTAATGGCCTCAATAGTGGTATAATTCCTCCAGCACATTATGCTCGCGGTTGCTATTTCACCCTTTCGAATACTAGAGTCCCTCCTTTCCAGCATTTGATATACCCTATACCTGAGGATGGAGGCCTTGGAGTGCATGTTACTCTGGATTTGGATGGCCAGATTAAGTTTGGCCCAGATGTTGAGTGGATTCATGGTGTAGATGATAAATCAAGCTTTCTAGATAAGTAATCCTTCTTTTGACTAATTTTCGCTCTTTCTATGTCACTTAGAGCCATTTTCATGTTAACTATTATGTTAGAAACAATGGCAACTTAATTCTGCATTGAATGCTTAGCACACCTTGTGTAGGAGACTATCTAGAAATAATCTACTCTTTGATTTTTAATGTTGTGACAATTAGGTAACACTTTCAAATGCTAAGATCATTCTCATTTGTTGTTTTCACATCTGACTTGGGGAGCAGCCACATTATGTAGAGCTAAGAGACTCTTCTGAAAGTACATTTGAAACATGTATGAGAATTCTGCTAGGGGGGTTTAGTTTTATGTATGTTTTTCCTTATCTATTGCAATCTGAAAGGTTATATAATTATGGATGGTGTTATGGTCACTTTAGTTGTGAGAGTCATGTTATATTTGATGTATGATAGAAATATTATGTTTATAAGTGCAGTGGCAGTAATATTGAATTCTCATTCTAGCTGTGCTTATCGATTGTATTAATCAGTGATATTGATCTATTTGGTAGCTTCTAATCGCTATAATTTATAAACATTTATTCTAACTTATCGGTAGTTTTTGTTGGTAGCATCTATGTTGTATGAGTCAGATGTAGTATGTATCTATTTGCCATTTGCTAATCCCTACACTTGATTTGTAGGGTTCTGTATGGATTATCTACATCCACTTGTTATTGCCTGAGGATCATATATCCTTGGCTTCCATAGCCATCACAAATTTCTTTTGTTTCTCccatctctctttctctctctctctctctctttctctctctctctcttttcgatGATGGGATCTTTTGTCCTTACCTTAGAATTGCGGATCATTACACTTGTGGGGATCTCTTAATCATCTTTGGCAATGAAGCAATAGTAGCATGCCCAAAAAATGGAATGATCCTCTAGATTGGAGCTTATGGATGATAATTTGTTCCCCAGTACATTAGGAGGAGAGAGGGATGGATGGAACTAGCAACCTCATTGGTGTAAGGTGGCTTTGTGGTCACCATGTTATCTTTTAAGGGATATATTTTAAGGGATATATGATAATGAGTTAGGATGAAACTACAATTACTTTTTTTTACATGATTCAAGGACATACAAGTTAGTTGACTtagaacttaatggtgaattcatAGCTAGACATGACTTAAAGACAATAAAGTAGTTCTAATTTGGAGTTGGAGAGAGCTTTGAGAATATAGAATCTTTGTTGGATAAATTTAAAGATAATTTTTTTCATACAACTTTTGTTTTGAGGATAAGGTCATTTAGTTGCGATCATTTGGCCATTGTAAATTTTTTGCACATCTTTTACGCATTTTATAGAAACAAATTTGGCTATTGCATTTAACACTAAGGCTCAATTAGTCGCAAAAATAACTTTTGTGGCTAAATTGACATTGAACTTGGCCAATTGGATCATTTTACAAATTTGGAAAATGGGACACACTGCATAGTAGAGGTGTGTGAGGGCTAGCTGATTGGATTGGCATTACTGTTGGGTCAAACTCACAGTTGTGTAAATTGATCAACCCAAGTAAGCAcaaaaatatttaggaaaaataaACCACCATAAAGAACACAAGATTTTCATGGAAAACCTTCCAGTGTAGAGGGAAAAAGCAGGTGCcagactttgaatcaaattcacTATACAAGAAAAGCCACTACAACACTCTTCCAGTTAATCACAAACAAGAGATCTCAAGTAATGCCCAAATCATAAATTTTTAGTtgtgtaatataaattattactttttaatagagatttattaattttataatataaatttttagttgtgtatctgccaaaaaaaaaaaaaacttattttatTGTTGTCTTGTATTATAAATGGTATTTGTGTTGTTGCTTTCAGGTATGACTATTCTGTTAGTGCTAGTCGTGCAGAGAGATTTTACCCAGAGATAAGAAAGTACTATCCAAATCTGAGGGATGGATCGTTGGTGCCTGGTTACGCAGGGATTCGACCAAAAATTACTGGTCCTGGACAATCTCATATTGACTTTGTAATTCAAGTAAGCACTCTTCTTTACCTGTGAATTTTGAATCCAAATTGCCACCTCTATGCACCTATTGAAATCCGTGTCAAGTTAAAACAGAAAAACAGTACACGTGGATTATGATAAAAAACTGATAAACTGATAAGCAAGTCAGATAGGATTAGGTGCTTGCTTGTGTAGGAAAGTGAGGAATCTGAGCAAATGACATTGACAGAAGAAAGAAATAGAGAAATAGGCGGGGAGCAAAGAATTAGACAAATGCCAAATTTGTATACTTTTGCATGGAATTAATTAGGAGGAAATAAATTATGGTTAATCAGGTCACATTATTTAACATTTCTCTTCCTTTCTCATTGTCATTGATATTTCATAAGAATTACAACCAAATATTCATCTTGTAAATCTGTTAGATGCATTGTTCTATTTTATAGCAACACAATTTTTACTGTTGATAGAAAATAGAACGGATGGTGGATTACAGTGACTATCTCACTGATTTCCATTCTTTGTTGAGAGTTGTACAATTCTTGCAACCTTTTTTATGCAGGGAGAAGATAGTCATCAATTGCCTGGTCTTGTCAACCTTTTTGGAATTGAGTCACCCGGTCTAACATCAAGCCTGGCAATTGCAGAATATATAGCTGCCAGATTCTTGAAATGATATAACTTAAGTTGGAGATTTGATTTCAAATCTTTCTACCAAGATGTCATTATCGAATCAGATTCACTTATTTTAGTTCGAGCTTTGCAAAGTTCAGCAGTggatctttct carries:
- the LOC131177725 gene encoding L-2-hydroxyglutarate dehydrogenase, mitochondrial-like, with the translated sequence MLKHTIRSLKKRLSSISTTNTPREEVDCVVIGAGVVGIAVARELALKGREVLVVDSASNFGTGTSSRNSQVIHAGIYYLPNSLKALFCVRGRKLLYSYCSEHGIPHKQTGKLIVATSSSEIPNLYQLMNRGAQNGVDGLRMLEGFEAMKMEPQLQCLKALLSPFSGIVDVHSLMLSLMGEAESHGATFSYNSTVISGHLEDNRLHLHIVGSNHLDSWDGKSPLPLELILIPKLVVNSAGLSALPLARRFNGLNSGIIPPAHYARGCYFTLSNTRVPPFQHLIYPIPEDGGLGVHVTLDLDGQIKFGPDVEWIHGVDDKSSFLDKYDYSVSASRAERFYPEIRKYYPNLRDGSLVPGYAGIRPKITGPGQSHIDFVIQGEDSHQLPGLVNLFGIESPGLTSSLAIAEYIAARFLK